In the genome of Lactuca sativa cultivar Salinas chromosome 3, Lsat_Salinas_v11, whole genome shotgun sequence, the window tttaaagtaaatagtatctaacaataaaattaaatatataacaaTAAGTATGGagggttttttaaaaaaataaaaagaaaatattacttagcaaataaaaaaacaaaaaaaaatctgtATAATGTAAATATTCCAACTTTTTAGTTAGAAGTTtataaacttttatttttttttaatacaaaatTTTAAACTAGCATTTAACGaaagtattttaaaatgttataaaaattattaaattgtcatacaaaatttgtgaaacactttaaaaattttgtaaaagAAATGTTAGAAATAAATGTatgatatttataaaacaattgtatgaaaatgtaaaaaaaaaacaagttaaaaACTTGTAtgaaaaatttaaaacatttataaaataatTGGTTTAAAAGCACTTGTACtaaaattatatgaaaataaaaaaaatgaaaaagaaattataagtaaagtttaaaacattgtattaaaAAAGCCTATAggaaaaaaaatatcataaaaatgatATAAGGAATTATAAAAAATTCTAAGAAATTTGCAAAAAAGAAAATTATTCATAtttagataattttttttttcagatttgactatttatttaacttgttaaatgtaTTCATTTATTATCAATGCGCTTTTAACAAGTTAACTCgtcaaatatatataaaaaaaataaaattatctaAACGTGAACGATACGAAAAATATAATTACTGCTGCAATCGCAattcattttccatatttttttcaattgttttgtaattattttttcCAAAATTATTAAATGAATATTAATGGAAAGAAATTGGTAAGACAAGAACGAATACACACATACGACTGATAGGAGCAAGGTTAAAACTTAAAACATAAGCGATTGTATTCAACGGAGACTACCCCAATTCATCCGTTTACTGGCCTCGACCTGCTCCGAGAAACTGTTGGAAGCAATCTGAAACCCCAATTCTGGTAAAAAGATTCTAGATCTGATCTCCCCTGATCGTCGTCTCTGTCTCTGTGTGGTTCAAAGTTTCTGAACTCAACATTTCACTGCACCGGCTTACGAGATGCCGGTTGCTGCTTCCGCTATCTACTTCCTAAATCTTCGTGGCGATGTTCTCATCAATCGTCTTTATCGTGATGACGTCGGGTCAGCTCTCTCCCTCTGTAACCATGTATTCACTGATTCACATACATGGAAATGTGTTATGCATCTAAAAAGACGAATTTCCCCCTAAAGCTTTTAGTTTGCTGATAACAACGAGAACTTAAGTAAACGAATTTAACTTTTGTGCTTTATTCTCCAGCCTGTTCATCTTGTAGTTATTATTAAACGCCATTCCATATAGAAGATGGGGTTTCCGTTTCTTGTCTGTGAAGCCTATACCCCTCCTGCATTCGATAGAAGATAGTAACATATAGAATTCTTTAatgtaaaccctaaaattttgctGTTTTGAAGATCGACACACATTTTGTTGGGATTATCACCAACAGTTTTTGGTTTATTGATCTTGTTAAAGTTTCTTTGTATATTGGGTACTGGTAAAGTTTAGAATCCGGATCATTTTTGAATTTGTAAACTATACGACTTGTTTCTAATTGTATTATTTCTTTCAGGGAGCTTTTCAATTGCTGCAAAAGCAGAAAATATATATGTTCAGCTATCTTACTATATCAATTTCTTCTTTATTCTATCATCTTTTAGGGGAAATATGGTGGATGCCTTTAGAATGCACATAATGCAAACAAAGGAACTAGGGACATGTCCTGTGAGACAGATTGGGGGTTGCTCTTTCTTCTATATGAGAATCAGCAATGTCTATATTGTCATTGTTGTCAGCAGCAATGCCAATGTGGCATGTGCCTTCAAGTTTGTTGTTGAGGTAATTCTCTAAGCATCAATGTATATCATTTATCACAATTTTTGTCCTAAGACttgttgtttatatattatttctcCTATAATTCAGGCAGTTGCTTTATTTAAATCATATTTTGGTGGAGCTTTTGATGAGGATGCAATCCGCAATAACTTTGTTTtgatctatgagttattggatGGTATTCTAAATTATTTTTTACCTTTAATTTTATTgtacatttgtttttttttttatagttttttgtGTTATATCATATGCTTTATTTGCAGAAATTATGGACTTTGGTTATCCACAAAATCTGTCACCAGAAATCTTAAAGCTGTACATTACTCAAGAAGGTGTTCGCTCACCATTCTCTTCCAAggtattattattttttgattaTCTCTGAAACatgaaatatataaatattttctaatttattattttgaataaaCAGCCTACAGATAAACCTGTCCCCAATGCTACATTACAAGTAACTGGTGCAGTTGGTTGGCGTAGAGAAGGTCTTGCTTATAAAAAGAACGAAGTGTTTTTAGACATTGTAGAAAGTGTTAATCTTTTAATGTCTTCAAAAGGTACAAATTTAAATCATGTTTCACATTTTTCTATATGTATTTTACCTCTCATGCTCTTATAAAACAATTTATTGTTCAACAGGTAGTGTTCTACGTTGTGATGTAACTGGCAAGATTCTCATGAAATGTTTCCTTTCCGGAATGCCCGATTTGAAGCTAGGATTAAATGACAAAATCGGCCTTGAGAAAGAGTCTGAAATTAAATCACGCCCTACTAAAAGGTAATTTACAAAGAAAGTTACACTTACACCCttgtttcttttatttttgttgaCCAAACTTTGACTTAACTATATAATGCAGTGGGAAAACTATTGAGCTTGATGATGTTACTTTCCATCAATGTGTAAACTTGACCAGATTTAATTCAGAAAAAACTGTTAGCTTTGTGCCACCAGATGGTGAATTCGAGCTAATGAAGTAAGCTcactatttataatttttttttaaaaaaaaaaaaacttatagcaAAACAACACTTTGTagcatttattattttattttatttatagatATCGTATCACAGAGGGTGTAAATCTTCCATTTCGGGTATTGCCTACAATCAAGGAATTAGGCAGGACGCGAATGGAAGTTAATGTCAAGGTTTGTTAACAACTAAAATTATGTATAAATTTATTGtgtaattaattatattaatattatattagttGTTAACATTATTTGTTTTCAGGTAAAGAGTGTATTTGGTGCAAAAATGTTTGCACTTGGAGTTGTGGTGAAGATTCCAGTACCCAAACAAACAGCAAAAACGAGTCTTCAAGTGACATCAGGAAGGGCTAAGTACAATGCTTCTATGGACTGTTTGATGTGGAAGTGAGTATCTAATAATTGTGTCTTAATTGATTAAGCCCATTaagtaaatttttaattttttttataaatgtaaTATAATAAATTGAAGGATAAGGAAATTTCCTGGTCAAACGGAGTCAACTTTGAGTGCGGAAGTGGAGTTGATTTCAACGATTGCAGAAAAGAAGTCATGGACAAGACCACCAATACAGATGGAGTTTCAGGTGCTTACTTATTTTATTCTGATTTAATTTtgctataaaatattttttacattttgaaaataataatccatctttttttttttttgtaggttCCTATGTTTACAGCATCGGGATTAAGAGTCAGATTTCTCAAGGTACGTTTTGTGATTTTATTACACCACGACCATGTGTTGTGTTTTGAATTTAGGTAAATATTTGAGGGTTAAAATTGTCTTTTTGTAGGTATGGGAGAAGAGTGGTTACAATACAGTGGAATGGGTGAGGTATATTACGAAAGCGGGTTCATATGAGATCAGATGCTAAGATGAAATCAAACcgtgttttttttgtgtggttgtGTTGATTAGCTGCTTGTTTTTGACTTTGAAGGTCAAATATGTTGTATTTTGACTTTAAAAGTgctttatttgaattatttgattgtAGAATGGGGGTGGTTGTTTGGAAAAGAATAAATTTGCTTTTGAAAGTCGGATTATATATGACGAGTGGTCATGTCCTTGTTTGGAAAATGACTAGCGTTTGATGCGGGCTTTCATGTGGTCCATCTGTCCACTGTTGTACTTAAAAAGATCATTTCAGAGTTCagactttttattttattttattttattttatttattatcatAATCATAATTGTATTAAACGGATCATCAAACtaaaatttttaatatatatatatatatatatatatatatatatatatatatatatattttcttcaATGCATTAGGAGCCAATTTATTCTTAAAAACTACAGTATTGGAAAAGCATTGTACTTTTTCATGAGATAAGAGCATTGTACTTCATAAATAATAGTATTGGATAAACATCCTTCTCGACAAAAATAGAAATTGTGGATTTATTGTAAATTCAATTTGTTGTTCACGTAGTTGTGCTTGTGCACCCTTTGACGATATATGCTGACGTTGCACTGCCTAATTTAGGATAGCAACCAACAAACTTATGAAGATAGAGAAATTGAAAGGTTATATAAATAAATCTTTTTTCAAGgcgaataaaataaaaacataatatacgtaaaataaataaaaatgtaggGGGGATGAATGTGAGAAGAACAAAATTAATTAGCAAAGATGGATGATATGACCCATTAATTACCTACCAAATTGATTATGGACATGTTTGACAGTTATAAGGTTTGTGggcttttaatttaatttttagctTTTAACAAATCAGATTTAAACAAAAAACTTAATTTGGGAGTTTGAgcatttaacttttaatttaaacaaaattttttCAATTTAAAATATATTTCATATAGCATGTAGCTTTTAAAAAAAACACTCAAATTTTCAcaaaccttttatatatatatatatatatatatatatatatatatatatatattaaacaagtgtattttttttgtaattttaatattttatatattttaaaagtttctaattacttttaccaaatactcatataacaaataaaagctacaacaattaaacaaataaaaactATAACAATTGAAAACTTGTAATTATataagaataattaatttatttgacAATTAAAACttctaattataaaaaaataattaaaatatttgacaattatgaaaattttaataataaattgTTTGGGATTTGTTAATTTCGGGTATAGATAGATAAGAAGCTTGAGAGGAGATGTAGGCAAGTTTGACACAAAGGTGTCAAAAGCTCAAACGTATCTCCAGCACAAGCACAAGTAGTAGATGCACTCAATAAATGACCTAGCAAACCAAAAATTTCAtcttaaaaaccctaattcccttctTTTCTCTCTTTCTTTAAACCCCTTAATCGTATCTTTCGCCTCCCCAATCTTTTCGATTCAATTTGTTTCAAGTCTAGTAGGTGCCAAGTAGATTCTCACAATTGATTTGCGGCACTACAAGATCTATACCTGCATTTGAAGATCAGAGAGCATCTAACAGAAGATCAAGGAAACACACAATTAATTCTGTTGAATTTTGTTCAAAATGGATTCACGAGAATCATTAGCACCACCGTCGTCACTACAGCAACACCACGCCCATCACCAGCAGCAACAGCCACCGCCCGGTATGAACATGATGATGCCACCAAACTCTTTCTCTACCCACCACCACCTATCCAACAACTCAAACACCGCTTCAGCCAACAACAATAAAAATGCCAACATGATGAGTCCCAATTCGATGCAACAACGCTTCCCCTTTAATTCTCCTTCTAACCAATACGGTGACGGATCGTCTCCGTCCGGTGGGTTTAGGGCGGATGGATACAGCATAGAGCCCGTCAGGAAGAAGAGAGGTCGACCGAGGAAGTATTCACCGTCTCCTGATGGCAACATTGCCCTCGGTTTGGCCCCTGCTCCGATCGCTGCTATTCCTACTTCTGCTGGTGGTGGTGGGAATTTGGATTCTTCAAACGATGGCAGCGGTGGAACCCCAAATGCGGATTCATCTGCTAAGAAAAACAGAGGAAGGCCAGCGGGTTCTGGGAAGAGGCAATTGGATGCTTTAGGTAATCGGTCTTATctaatttaatttgttttttgttGAATTTCATGTTGATCATCTATAAAGAAGCATCTGAATGCTTTAGGCTATGTTTAAGTTCATATTTTGTTGAATATTACAGGTGCACCTGGTGTTGGGTTTACGCCTCATGTCATTATTGTTAAAGCAGGAGAGGTAATTTTCCCAGTTCTTCACATATGGAAATAAAAAAATCTTGGTTTGAAATTAATATCACTATACAGTATGTGtctttatttatttcaatttaaaaaATACAGTAGAATTGCCCATAAAAGAATAGCTTCAATAATGTGCGATTAATACATAAGTGGTGATTGTTTGACATTCGCATGATCAATAGTTGTTTACACAAAGTCTATTATGTTACATTTGGAGTCCAATATTTGCAAAAGTGAACATTTGGAAATGCACTGTCTAAGGAATAAGCACTTTaactttttctaaaaataaaaagcaATCCCTTTTGTATAAACTTGCAAGAAATATCTTTCTGAATAAACTATAATTTATTACATGTTTTTAAGAGAAGATGCAAGTAATATGGTATTTAAGATTCAAATCTTTTGTTAGAACTCATAAATCAATCATACAATTGAAGCACCATAGATGATAAGATTACAAACTTGGTGATTGAGGAAAGCTCGATTTTTCTCATTGTTCTTTGCTAATTAAGTATCTAATAATAGCATTCATGACCACATGAATAATTGAGTATCTAATAATAGCATCGTTAGTCTTCTTTCCTAATTAAGTATCTAATAATAGCATTCATTGTTTTTCTTTGCTAATCAAGTATCTAATAATAGCATCCATTAACAGATCAATATCTTGCTGATGTAAGCACCTTCCGTGTTGCACATATGTAAATTCCCCTTAAAGGTTAATATGGTAAATTCGCATAGAAACACAAAATTTTAGTAAAGAGATTCTAAATACTACTACAGTTGTAGATAATTTTGTAATCTCTTGAAAAACTATTGTATTACCGATTACTTGATCTTGATGCTCTTGAGGTATTTTCTCTGTTTTTGATGAGTGAGTATTAGATGATTTATGATTATATTATGAAAATTGTCTTACATTATTTCCTCTATACATGAAGATACATAAATTGTGTTAATTTATTTAACAGGATATAGCCTCAACAATTATGGCATTTTCACAACAAGGGCCCCGCACTGTTTGTATTCTTTCTGCCAATGGTGCCATTGGTAATGTCACTCTTCGCCAGCCTGCAACCTCTGGTGGCACTGTAACTTATGAGgttgcttaattttttttattttatttttccttttttaataaTAAACTTTTTACATAATTAATGttttcatatatacatatatatttcaGGGTAGATttgagataatatctttatcaGGTTCCTTCTTACACTCAGAGAGCAATGGCAACAACAGCAAACCTAGCGGATTGAGTGTTTCTCTTGCTGGTTCAGACGGCCGGGTTTTGGGTGGTGGTGTGGCGGGGATGCTGGTGGCTGCTTCACCCGTACaggtccctctctctctctctctctctctctctctctctctctctcacacacacacacacacagattaTATGAAGCAGCAGGCTAACAATGGTGTGTGTGTCTACCAGGTTATTGTTGGTAGCTTTATTGCGGATGCAAAGAAATCAAAATCTAGCGGTGGTCCGTCACCGGCGGCGGCACCACCAAACATGTTGAcatttggtggtggtggtggtggtggtggggcgGTGCCTGGTATAAGTCCTCCATCTGAAGGCCCGTCAAGTGAATCATCTGACGAGAGTGGGAGCAGCCCTCTTCAACGGATCCCTGGCTCCTACAACAATTCTTCCCACCACCAGCACCAGCAACAGCAGCACCACCAACAACACCACCAGCCGCCGCctcagcagcagcagcagcagcaacagcaacaACAGCCGATGCAGAATCTGCCCATGTATACAAACATGGGGTGGCCAAGCTCCACCATGAACATGCTTCCCAATTGATGATGATAAATGATAAATGATAAATGGTAAATGGTAAATTCTCAACAAGAAATCTGACATAAAATGATGATGGCAAACGGGGAATATACTTGAATTCCATctctttttcaaaatttcaaacttcttttttttcttcttctttgtgTTCTTGAATTGGTGATTGAACAGAACATGGTGGATGGGTAGTTGTTGATTAGCATGAAAGCAGGGGAACATCTTAGGATATGATAAGATATGAGATTGATCTATTATCTGTTAGTAAAGTATGAGTGAAACTTTGAATTTAGGAATGAAGATTGAATGTACTTGGAGAATCAATCTGTGTCTGTCTGTCTGGTTATTCTTGTTTCAATGTTTTACTTGAGTTTATGTTCGGTTGACACATAGTTATGTATAATACAACAATAATTAGAGCTACGTTATATTTGACATGAGGGTTTATATTGGAAAATTCTTATTTTGGCTGTTAAAATTTCCAATACCTTTTGTTTGATATGAACCCGTGTATTAAACTGTCAGTTAGAAActacaaaatttgattttttttttccggATCTGATTTTTGGAGCTTGCTAGGGCGAGAAACGATCCCGTAGGTACGAACCGTCACCGCTTATGTTAACAACGGACTCTACTACATATTATAAAATCACAAAACTCGACATTTAGTATAGTGGGTATCCCTAGATGGTACCTAGGGATGTCAAAACCCCTACGGGATCTTGTTTTTGTACGGAAGGGGACAGGGAAAACTATTTCCGCCCCCGTTTGGTACCTGGTACCAAGATAGAGTTTGGGGTGGTGGCAATGGTTGGTTGCAATATATGGTAGTTGGCGATGGTGGTGGTAAAGTTTGGGGCTGAGTTCTATTAAGAATAATTagtatattaaactataaattAGCATAAAATGATTGTATTGATCTTGTGAATGACTGCGTGAATGAATATACTAGACTATGAAAATGACGATTTTTCTCTTTATcacaaaaaatgacaaaaaacATAAGGGAAAATGACTGTAGCATATCAAAGTTTTGACATTTGTCTAATTTGGtcactaaagttttttttttggtacattagagggataatgacttaaagggtaatatattatttgatttgtacacatttgatcACTGATTTTTTTTTCGTTCACATGTATCCCTTTAATTTGTTAAACTATACACATTTAACTCTTATGACCGACTACTCtaggttagccggtaaaaatgacttaaggtaatatatttttcactttgtacacatttagtccttaatatttttgtgcaCATTTAGTCCTTcatatttttttgttgcaaaataagtcatttttgtttttttactcaTTCAGTACtcatgaatgatttctttaggtttttctcacgacatctttcgtgggacaatcattaatgaggtgtttggggcttttgatgtttatgtccatcgcgatctcgactacttggttgcttaggtcatgtgttctgaacgtcataacttcttcatacgatctcggattttaacgaaagttgtagtagactcaaaAACCGAATACATGGATATAAATATCGTTAAAATCtgatatcgtatgaagaagttacgacgttcAGAACAGAAGACCTAAGACAAACCACAAGATCTACGTAACCAAACAGTCGAGATCGCGATGGACATAAGCATTAACAACCCAAACacctcatcaatgattgtcccacgtaagatgtcgtgaggAAAACCTAATGAAATgattcataagtattgaatgagtacaaaaacaaaaaagacttattttgaaacaaaaaaatattaaggactaaatgtgtacaaaatgagaaatatattaccatattaagtcatttttcccgattaacctggagtaaccggttataaggactgaatgtgtatagtttaacaagttgaagggttaaatgtggacgaaaaaaaactcagtgaccaaatgtgtacaaaatgaaaaatatattacccttttaagtcattatccctccATTAGACCACGGGGAGTGATTCGTACACAATAGTTTTTTGCCATACACAACAATATATGCATTATACAGTTGTACAGTACAACATTTTAAACTCATATTTGACATGTCAATTTAGTCATTTTCCCCGATTTGAAACGGTTTCCCGGTTGAGATTGTATATGTGTCAATTACTATTTATTTTTTGGCTAATCCGATGACACGTGAGATATGTCATGTCAATAAATGATATACGATGCTTAAAACCTATCATCTTCACTTGTCGACCTTCATTCTTCATTTCACTGTAAACGAAACTGAGCTAGGGTTTGTGAAACATTTTTGTGATCGAGCTGAAGTACTAAAACTGAGCTGCAATGGCACAATCGGAACCTAATGGACTGTTTGTGATGGTGGAACTCAACTACCAAAGGGTATTTACTCGTAAGCCTTTCTTCTACACTGATGGTGTGAAAACCATATTCAATGATATTGACTTTTCTTCTATGACTTATTCTGAGTGTGTGACATTCTTCGAACGTTCATGCATGAAGATTGTAAAAAGTAATACTATTGTGAACTAGATATTTTCCTGATGGAAGGGCTTAATCCCATTTCAGATGATGTAGAATATGTTgtctttattttttatgtttatggaACAAATGGTATAATTTTTGTTTATGTGGATCACATAAATCAATCAAAgtataaaataaacttaaatatattTAAagactatttaaaaaaaatatatattttaaaacatttaaatgtattaaatataaaacctaaatcgACATCtcaaatttattaaaaattatcaaaaactacttttataataatttaaagttttataaatatatggtttttaaattataacaataataataattaaaaataacataaaattataGATTACATTACGTTGCCTTACAAAAAATATCAAATAAGTAATTTGTAAATCAATTAATCATAACATTAAAAGTAACACTAAATCGAAAATCATATTTAGTTTTGTTTACACGTCAATCGCGAGTAGCAActattaaatgatatgattttaataaatgttataatatgattcaaaatcattataattttatataacaaaTTAGTGTAAGAAATTATTATTTCACAGTTAATATATCAATAACACAATTGTTTTGAACATGTTTTTTTTGTCGATGTTAATTATATAAATTCATTTTGCACAATAACACAATTGTTTTGAACATGTTTTTTTTGTCGATGTTAATTATATAAATTCATTTTGCACAACACGTGAATATTCGTCTAATAATCTAGGATAGGTATTCGTCTGAATCCATCGCCATATATGCCCGTCTCTTTTGGATGCTAAAAAGGTTGTCTCTAACAACAATTTGTTGATAAATAGTTGTCACCAATTCGTGACAAATCTGTGGCTATTTGGTTGGTTTCAAGGTTTCTGGAAAACAAAATGTATAGGATTATTGACGGTTTCTTAAAGTTTTGTCAAGTTGTTTGTTTTATGCGACAAACTTGGATCCGACACGAAAACCCATCACACATGGATTAGTGACGTATTAGATTGTCACTTACACCACGATATACAATAAATTTATCTAATATTAATGGTTTTTATCACAAATTAGTATGGACTTGAAATTACAATAACAATGTAAACCAAACATCATCTTAAAGGTGTAATGAACTTCTTACATTAATGTGCCTGTACTTTGAGAATATTGTAGTTGAAAATATTTTCAAATGACTAGACAACATTTGGTTGTTAAATACTATTAGAATACACAATATTAGTTTgagaaaattacaaatataaCCTAATCTGTTAACTACTTTGtagaaaatagcaaaaaaaaccCAAATTAAAAACCCATTTGCGATTTTAGCATTCCATCTGCGAACATACAATTCGCTAAAGCACAACACAAACGTGCTTTAGCCACTTGTATGTTCACAAGTGTTTTTTTTCCGTATAAATACCCCTATCTCTGACTAAAATCGCAGATGAACTAAGTTCATCTGCGATTTCCTCTCATCCCACCTATGATTTTGCGTtttcttaaaaattttattttttatttttttttatttttatttttgattttgacTACGAAATGAATATGGTTTAACTACGAAACaaccttattatatataaagttTTGCAAAAAATTATTACTTTAGTtgttatttatttggaaaatttgtttaaaaCCTCTCTAATAAAATGAATTCTCCAACAAaaagtttgaaaaataaaatcgTCCATAGTGCctccaaagagagagagagagagagagagagagagagagagagagagagagagagagagagagagagagagagagagagagagagagaaagatttccAACAAAAAGTTTGaaaagtgaaagaaaaaaaattacgtTTTTATACCCCTGAAAAAGGGAAAGCACAGATGGACGCAAAATCACAAATGGAGCGTCCATTTGCAAACGTACAAGTCGCTAAAACACGAATGCGCTTTAGTGACTTGTACGTTCGCAAATGGACAAGTAAAATCCCAGATAGACTGAGTCCATCTGCAATTTTGGTTGCTATTTTTCTAATTTGGGTTTTTTGGGTTA includes:
- the LOC111907340 gene encoding AP-2 complex subunit mu is translated as MPVAASAIYFLNLRGDVLINRLYRDDVGGNMVDAFRMHIMQTKELGTCPVRQIGGCSFFYMRISNVYIVIVVSSNANVACAFKFVVEAVALFKSYFGGAFDEDAIRNNFVLIYELLDEIMDFGYPQNLSPEILKLYITQEGVRSPFSSKPTDKPVPNATLQVTGAVGWRREGLAYKKNEVFLDIVESVNLLMSSKGSVLRCDVTGKILMKCFLSGMPDLKLGLNDKIGLEKESEIKSRPTKSGKTIELDDVTFHQCVNLTRFNSEKTVSFVPPDGEFELMKYRITEGVNLPFRVLPTIKELGRTRMEVNVKVKSVFGAKMFALGVVVKIPVPKQTAKTSLQVTSGRAKYNASMDCLMWKIRKFPGQTESTLSAEVELISTIAEKKSWTRPPIQMEFQVPMFTASGLRVRFLKVWEKSGYNTVEWVRYITKAGSYEIRC
- the LOC111907338 gene encoding AT-hook motif nuclear-localized protein 8, giving the protein MDSRESLAPPSSLQQHHAHHQQQQPPPGMNMMMPPNSFSTHHHLSNNSNTASANNNKNANMMSPNSMQQRFPFNSPSNQYGDGSSPSGGFRADGYSIEPVRKKRGRPRKYSPSPDGNIALGLAPAPIAAIPTSAGGGGNLDSSNDGSGGTPNADSSAKKNRGRPAGSGKRQLDALGAPGVGFTPHVIIVKAGEDIASTIMAFSQQGPRTVCILSANGAIGNVTLRQPATSGGTVTYEGRFEIISLSGSFLHSESNGNNSKPSGLSVSLAGSDGRVLGGGVAGMLVAASPVQVIVGSFIADAKKSKSSGGPSPAAAPPNMLTFGGGGGGGGAVPGISPPSEGPSSESSDESGSSPLQRIPGSYNNSSHHQHQQQQHHQQHHQPPPQQQQQQQQQQQPMQNLPMYTNMGWPSSTMNMLPN